The genomic interval CTGCAACGGGTGGGCGAATCCGATCAGCCGGGGTGGTGGATCAGCGGGTTTTACGGTTCCGGGAAATCGCACCTGGTGCGGGTACTGGAGCACCTCTGGACGAACACCCGCTTCCCGGACGGCAGCCTGGCCAGGGATCTGGTACACCTGCCCGCTGACATCACGAATCTGCTGCGGGAACTGGACGCCGAGGGCAAACGTGAGGGGGGGCTGTGGGCCGCTTCGGGAACGCTGGGTGCGGGTGCGGGTGACGCTGTCCGCCTGGCATTTGCGTCGATCCTCTTCCGGGCCGCGGGTTTACCCTCGCAGTATCAGCAGGCGCGACTGGTGCTCTGGTTGATGCAGAAGGGCGTCCTGGAAAACGTACGCCGGGTGATCGATGCCTCCAACGAAACCTGGGCCTTCGCACTGGAGAATATGTACCTTTCTGTGCCGCTGGCCACAGCCATCAAGGATGCGGTGCCCGGATTCAGTTCCGAGTCTGAAGTCCGTACCCTGTTCAAGGAGCAGTTCCGCCAGCCCAGTGACCTGAGCGATGAGGAAGTGCTGACGGTAGCGGAAGAAGTGATAGCGCTGCAGAGTCATAAGCCCGGCAAACTGCCGTGCACGCTGGTCATTCTCGATGAAGTGCAGCAATTCGTGGCCGGGGCAGACAACCGCATCGACCAGGTGGCCCGCCTGGCGGAAAGCGTCACCAAGCGTTTCGGCGGGAAACTGCTGCTGGTCGCCACCGGGCAGTCGGCGATGGGAGCCACACCACAGCTGTCGAAGATCAAAGACCGCTTTCCGATGGCGGTCGAATTGAGCAGCGCAGACGTAGATCAGGTGGTGCGTCAGGTGCTCCTGCGAAAAAATCCCACCCACGCGGGCGAGTTGAATACGTTACTCGATCAGGCCAGCGGTGAGATCAACCGCCACCTGAAAGACAGCCCGCGCCTGAAACGGCAGGCGAGTGACGACCAGATTCTGGCCGCCGATTACCCGATCCTGCCCAGCCGCCGCCGCCTATGGGAGGAATTCATCCGGAGTATCGACCGGGTCGGGGGTAGCGGTCAGTTGCGCAGCCAACTGCGCATCACCCATGAAGCGAACCAGGCTGTGGCTGGCAAAGTGGCCGGGCACGTCGTTGGCACCGATTTTGTCTACCAGACTTTAGAAGCCAACATGCTGAATACCGGGGCGCTGCTCCCCGACCTCTCCACCCAGATCAAGAAACTGGCCCTGGGCAACCATGGCCCTCTGAAAGAGCGGATCGCCCAGGTGCTCTTCATCATCTCGCGCCTCGATCCTGGCCTCGGCGTCAAGGCCACCGAGAGCGTCATCGCCGACCTGTTGGTGGAAAACCTGAATGAAGGCAGCAGCGGCCTGCGCGCCCAGTTGACCGGCGTCCTGGCGGAACTGGTGGAGTCCGGGCAGGTGATGCAGCACGACAACGAGTACCGGCTCCAGACCCGCGAGGGGGCAGAGTGGGAGGGGGCCTTCCGGACAGCGTTTAACCGCTTCCTGGGTGACGAGGTGGCTCAACTTCAGAAACGCGACGATCAACTCAAGAAGGCGGTGGAAGCGAGTTTCAAGCGGCACCTCACCTTCACGCAGGGCGAGAGCCGCACCGCCCGTAAAGGCGAGATCTACTACTCCGCCCCACCGACAGAGACCACCACCATTCCCATCTGGGTGCGCCGCGGCTGGGACGAAACGCAGCCGCAGGTTCGGCAGGACGCGTTAAATGTCGGGAATGAGAGTCCAGTGGTGTACGTCTACCTGCCGGAACCGGATCGCCAGGCCCTGAAAACCCAGGTCTCCACCCTCCTCGCCGCCTCGGAAGTGCTGACCATGCGGCCCAACCCGACCACGCCCGGCGCACGGGAGGCGCAGCAGGCCATGCAGACGCGGCGCAACAACGCGCAGGCGGAAGTCGAGCGACTGATCGCGCAGATGGTGGGAGGAGCGCGGGTCATTCAGGGGGGCGGTCAGGAAGTGGACGGCAACCTATCTGAAGCGTTGCCCAGGGCGCTCAATGCCTCCACGACCCGCCTGTACTCACAATTCAAGCCTGGCGATCAGGCCAGATGGGGAACGGTGCTGACCCAGGCGCGACAGGCCAACGCGAGCGCACTGGACGCCATCAACCACAGCGCCGAACCGGTCAAGCACCCGGTGCTGCAAGCGGTGCTTTCCGAGATTGGGTCTGGTAAGAAAGGCACGGATCTGCGCAGGAAGTTTACCGGCGTGCCGTACGGCTGGCCGCAGGACGCAGTGGACAGCGCCCTGGTCATGTTGACCCTGCTGGGGAACGTGACGGCTTCCGTGAACGGCAGCGAAGTCACCGCCAAGCAGCTTGATGCGGGCACGCTCGGCAAGGCCGATTTCCGCACCGTGAACGAGCCCCTCACCAAGGGACAGTTGCTGGCGGTGCGTGGGGTGTACACCGACCTCGGCATGAAGGTGGACAGCGGTCAAGAAAGTGCCATGGCCAGTACCTACGTCAGCCGCCTCAAGGACAAGGTACAGGCTTCCGGGGGTGATGCGCCCCTTCCCGATCGTCTGGAGCAGGGCTCACTGATCCACCTTCAGGGCTTGACGGGTCGGGAACTGCTGCGTCAGATCTATGAACACAAAGACGCCCTGAAGGAACTGAACGCCGCTGCACAGTCCCGCATCGATCTGATCAAGCAGCGCACCGAGGACTGGCAGAAAGTCCAGAGACTGCTAAAGCACAACACCGATCCGGCATTACAGAGTCAGGCGGATGCCATCGTCAGCAACCGGTTGCTGCTCGACGATCCAGATCCAGCTGTGCCGCTCCGAAACGACGTGATGAACAGCTTGCGGGAAAAGCTCAATCAGGCGCGCGAGCAGTATGTCAGTAGGCTGGAAGCAGGTGTCGGCGAGGTTAAGTCGATGCCGCAGTGGGCCGAGTACCCGGAAGACAACCGGGAGAGCCTCTTTTTGAAACACGGCTTAACTGGGCTCGATAAGCCGAAAGTCTCCAGTATCAACGAGGTCATCGCGGCCCTGGAACAGCGCAACCTGACCGGCTGGGCGGACGCTACTGAAGCTATTGCCGGACGCATCCAGCGCGTCAAGGAGGATGTGATCCGGGAGACGGCACCCAAGGCAGAGGTGATTCGTCCTAAGGGGGCGACCTTACATTCCGCCGAAGATGTGGAGACTTACTTAGACGCGCTGAAGCAGGAAATCATGAAATCCATCGCTGAAGGCAGACCGGTGGTTATCAACGGATAAAGGCCCGGAATGGCCTCACACCATTGAGAAAACTGTCAGGGCATGACCTCTATACTTCTTCGTTAAGGCCTACATGAAATCCATTGACCAGTACGTTACTCCCACGTTCGAAAGTGAGCAGGCCGCCCTGCCCACCCGCGTGCACAAGCGCGTTCAAAAGGCCATCACCGTTCTCAAGGAAGACCCTCAGAATCAAAAGCAGCAGCTTGATGTCAAGAAACTTGAAGCGATCGATGCCCTGCGTATCAAGGTCGATGACTACCGTGTGATTTACCGGGTGGAGGGCAACGCCCAGACGTTTATCAGTGTGCTGCCTCGCAAAGACGTCTACAAAAAACTCGGTATACCCGACGAAGACACCTTGAAAATCGTTCCCGACGTCGAACTGAGGACTGTTGCCAAACCCACGCGTCATGGCGCTCTGCCACACGAACTGACCGCTGATCTGCTGACCTCCTGGCGTATTCCGGCTGAATGTCAGTCGCCCCTGACTGCCTGCGCCACCGAGGATCACCTGCTGGAGGTGAAGGTGCCTTACCCGGTCTTCAGCCGGGTGGTCGACCTGCTGTACTCGAAGAAGTGGCAGGAACGTCTGGCGCAGCCGCAGTATGTCCTGACTCGACCCACTGACCTGGAGGACCTGGCCGAAGGGCGGCTCACCACCCGGTTGCTGCGCCTCGACGACCATCAGCGCCAGGTGAGCAGCCTTCACCTGGAGGGTGGACGCACCCCGATGGTGGTGAAAGGCGGCCCGGGCAGCGGCAAGAGTACAGTAGCTCTCTACCGCGCCAAACTGCTGGTGGAACGATATCCGGACGCTGCCATTGCCTACACCACCTACACCAACGCCCTCGCCGAGGCCAGCAAGGAACAACTGAAAATCCTGCTTCCCGAGGATTTCTCGCAAGTGCGTGTTGGGACGGTCGACAGCCTGGCGCGGCACTGGCTGGGCACCGTGGAGAAATTACCTTCCACGATTCTTGGCGCGACCAGTGAACTCACAATGACTCTGTTCGAGGAAATCCTCGCGGATAAACCCAAACAGCTGGCCCGGTACAGCGCATCCTACCTCCTGGCCGAACTATTCGACGTGATCGAAGTGGCCGGCCTCACGACGGAAGCCGAGTATCTCGCCTCGCCACGACATGGACGTAAGTCCCCTATTTCCAGTGCCAACAGGAAGCTCATCTGGGGCTTGTACGAGGCGTTGGAGGCCAAAATCCGCCAGAAGAACCTGGTCACCTGGGCCGGTTTGCGGCAGCGAACCCTGCACGCTCTCGAGGAAGGGAAGCTTCACCCACCCTACGACTACCTGATCGTCGACGAAGCGCAGGATCTCAGCCCCATCACCATCAGGATGCTGGCCAGCATGGTGAAAACACCCGGCGGGCTTTACATTACTGCCGACGCCAACCAGACGCTCTACGAGAGCAGTTTTTCCTGGGACGCTCTGAAGCAGGGCTGGCCGCAGGCGGAAGTTCACGCGCTGAAGAAGAATTACCGCAATACCGCTCAGATCGTGCGGGCAGTTGCGGACGTGCGTGAAGCACTGAACCTAC from Deinococcus fonticola carries:
- the brxC gene encoding BREX system P-loop protein BrxC, which codes for MQNAELFARDPRHFNIPNSGVTMLSTPVNDAQWQVLKWELESFVCEGQYARGLERLLRTYLQRVGESDQPGWWISGFYGSGKSHLVRVLEHLWTNTRFPDGSLARDLVHLPADITNLLRELDAEGKREGGLWAASGTLGAGAGDAVRLAFASILFRAAGLPSQYQQARLVLWLMQKGVLENVRRVIDASNETWAFALENMYLSVPLATAIKDAVPGFSSESEVRTLFKEQFRQPSDLSDEEVLTVAEEVIALQSHKPGKLPCTLVILDEVQQFVAGADNRIDQVARLAESVTKRFGGKLLLVATGQSAMGATPQLSKIKDRFPMAVELSSADVDQVVRQVLLRKNPTHAGELNTLLDQASGEINRHLKDSPRLKRQASDDQILAADYPILPSRRRLWEEFIRSIDRVGGSGQLRSQLRITHEANQAVAGKVAGHVVGTDFVYQTLEANMLNTGALLPDLSTQIKKLALGNHGPLKERIAQVLFIISRLDPGLGVKATESVIADLLVENLNEGSSGLRAQLTGVLAELVESGQVMQHDNEYRLQTREGAEWEGAFRTAFNRFLGDEVAQLQKRDDQLKKAVEASFKRHLTFTQGESRTARKGEIYYSAPPTETTTIPIWVRRGWDETQPQVRQDALNVGNESPVVYVYLPEPDRQALKTQVSTLLAASEVLTMRPNPTTPGAREAQQAMQTRRNNAQAEVERLIAQMVGGARVIQGGGQEVDGNLSEALPRALNASTTRLYSQFKPGDQARWGTVLTQARQANASALDAINHSAEPVKHPVLQAVLSEIGSGKKGTDLRRKFTGVPYGWPQDAVDSALVMLTLLGNVTASVNGSEVTAKQLDAGTLGKADFRTVNEPLTKGQLLAVRGVYTDLGMKVDSGQESAMASTYVSRLKDKVQASGGDAPLPDRLEQGSLIHLQGLTGRELLRQIYEHKDALKELNAAAQSRIDLIKQRTEDWQKVQRLLKHNTDPALQSQADAIVSNRLLLDDPDPAVPLRNDVMNSLREKLNQAREQYVSRLEAGVGEVKSMPQWAEYPEDNRESLFLKHGLTGLDKPKVSSINEVIAALEQRNLTGWADATEAIAGRIQRVKEDVIRETAPKAEVIRPKGATLHSAEDVETYLDALKQEIMKSIAEGRPVVING
- a CDS encoding UvrD-helicase domain-containing protein gives rise to the protein MKSIDQYVTPTFESEQAALPTRVHKRVQKAITVLKEDPQNQKQQLDVKKLEAIDALRIKVDDYRVIYRVEGNAQTFISVLPRKDVYKKLGIPDEDTLKIVPDVELRTVAKPTRHGALPHELTADLLTSWRIPAECQSPLTACATEDHLLEVKVPYPVFSRVVDLLYSKKWQERLAQPQYVLTRPTDLEDLAEGRLTTRLLRLDDHQRQVSSLHLEGGRTPMVVKGGPGSGKSTVALYRAKLLVERYPDAAIAYTTYTNALAEASKEQLKILLPEDFSQVRVGTVDSLARHWLGTVEKLPSTILGATSELTMTLFEEILADKPKQLARYSASYLLAELFDVIEVAGLTTEAEYLASPRHGRKSPISSANRKLIWGLYEALEAKIRQKNLVTWAGLRQRTLHALEEGKLHPPYDYLIVDEAQDLSPITIRMLASMVKTPGGLYITADANQTLYESSFSWDALKQGWPQAEVHALKKNYRNTAQIVRAVADVREALNLQDEEAALDEGAAQGPKPRKVYATAETEVDALVDFIREASRESREPQRNAAILVAGEKLAAAREGARLSKELKSRKLKANYMSSKDLRLDADCIKIITMHTSKGLEFPIVALWNVTDGVLPRDVSDLPSEEQTEEELKDRRLFYVGCSRAMRHLAVFTRSGEESPFVYDLQDDHWETQEWSTT